A single region of the Pelobates fuscus isolate aPelFus1 chromosome 4, aPelFus1.pri, whole genome shotgun sequence genome encodes:
- the LOC134608216 gene encoding protein FAM118A-like: MLEDSGNNVALRPRKVLKSLRKKNPSDLVLVIGSGVSAAAAPGVPAFRSWRCCIEAVIDAAEQCDVLHPGDVVEFRKKVLREQDLLAVAHDLIRKMSPSTGHSKPSFFQDCLMEIFNDLESHIQNPIVLESIVSLMDKGAMVLTTNYDNLLELYGQKMGRPMESLDLNDKVKVLQWVQNYINYGVLHIHGLYTDPCGMILDPGGYKDAAQDCKLIDELQNLYSKKSFVFLGCGETLRDQIFQALFLYTVQNTVSVDHYMLVRKENADTFYKFQDDLLLNGIKLMSYGDSFTNFPLYIKGLSALICKERTENIAHVEIEKLLGPVPNVQPAAQKRKRDENTETGKPAKSKA, encoded by the coding sequence ATGTTGGAAGACAGTGGAAATAATGTTGCCCTCAGGCCTAGGAAGGTGTTAAAATCCCTTCGTAAGAAGAATCCTAGTGACCTGGTCCTGGTAATTGGAAGTGGGGTGAGTGCGGCTGCAGCCCCTGGTGTCCCTGCTTTCCGCTCATGGCGCTGTTGCATTGAAGCTGTAATAGATGCTGCCGAGCAGTGTGACGTATTGCACCCTGGCGATGTTGTGGAATTCAGAAAAAAGGTGCTGCGTGAGCAAGACTTACTGGCTGTCGCACATGATCTGATCAGGAAAATGTCTCCGAGTACCGGTCACAGCAAACCCAGCTTTTTCCAAGACTGCCTAATGGAGATATTCAATGACCTAGAAAGCCACATCCAGAACCCCATCGTTCTCGAGTCAATTGTTAGTCTAATGGACAAAGGGGCGATGGTGCTGACCACAAACTATGATAACCTGTTGGAGCTATACGGGCAGAAGATGGGCAGACCCATGGAATCACTTGACCTGAATGATAAAGTGAAGGTTTTGCAATGGGTACAAAACTACATCAATTATGGCGTTTTGCATATCCACGGATTGTACACGGATCCCTGTGGCATGATTCTGGACCCAGGTGGGTATAAAGATGCTGCACAGGACTGTAAACTAATAGATGAGCTGCAGAATTTGTATAGCAAAAAATCTTTTGTTTTTCTTGGCTGTGGAGAGACTCTACGGGATCAGATTTTCCAGGCGCTTTTTCTCTACACCGTGCAGAATACAGTCAGTGTGGACCATTACATGTTGGTGCGGAAGGAGAACGCAGATACTTTCTATAAGTTTCAGGACGATTTGCTGCTCAATGGCATCAAGCTTATGTCCTATGGTGATTCATTCACTAACTTTCCACTATATATAAAAGGGCTGTCTGCACTCATATGCAAAGAGAGGACTGAAAATATTGCACATGTGGAAATTGAAAAGCTGCTTGGGCCTGTTCCTAACGTCCAACCAGCTGCCCAAAAGAGGAAGCGTGATGAAAACACCGAGACTGGAAAGCCAGCAAAATCGAAGGCTTGA